Proteins co-encoded in one Erwinia sp. genomic window:
- a CDS encoding hypothetical protein (ID:JIFNMEKO_00776;~source:Prodigal:2.6), with amino-acid sequence MNSSRDIYPSIYNKFINQFNLLRQNYSKLLNIRVDFHYAPCQPGNINKAYQDVVYLYHIFKLNNEGVIGCQCIMEHTDAGVLHIHALFFINGQKHQKYYPFYRWLNDFWKNHTCGASHAVDCNDAKNYKHSVVGKSKNYYDAGCSQGIAYLARYFSKKSKKIISRIFTVILSAVLMLKRHGEDQEVSLSNFLN; translated from the coding sequence ATGAACAGTTCACGTGATATTTACCCTTCAATCTACAATAAGTTTATCAATCAATTTAACCTTCTTAGGCAGAATTATTCGAAACTATTAAATATAAGAGTGGATTTCCACTACGCGCCTTGTCAGCCTGGAAATATTAATAAGGCGTATCAGGATGTGGTTTATCTTTACCATATTTTTAAATTAAATAACGAAGGTGTCATTGGTTGCCAATGTATTATGGAACATACCGATGCGGGTGTGCTTCATATTCATGCACTCTTTTTTATTAATGGTCAAAAACATCAGAAATATTATCCTTTTTATCGTTGGCTTAATGATTTCTGGAAGAATCATACATGCGGAGCAAGTCATGCTGTTGATTGTAATGATGCGAAGAACTATAAACACTCGGTCGTAGGTAAATCAAAAAATTATTATGATGCCGGTTGTAGTCAAGGTATTGCCTATCTCGCTCGGTATTTTTCTAAAAAAAGCAAAAAGATAATATCCCGCATTTTTACCGTTATTTTGTCAGCGGTGTTGATGCTAAAACGTCACGGGGAAGACCAAGAAGTCAGCCTGTCAAACTTCTTGAACTAA
- a CDS encoding hypothetical protein (ID:JIFNMEKO_00770;~source:Prodigal:2.6), whose translation MKKKLCIGSLVLVYSLTVSQQALASSDESSCTWGETGCVLESYPILNTSNDTRDNLLRLISEHNHVALPIQPKPDDLTKSRHFFFGSHINDGNSEIPNTESGVSVPVFFPVIEPLKSLGLESLTANYSGNESNFRENRFVSMTPESDANFLTALLTDKSLTQEQRQSLAKAKINLTTNSDREKTIDALSFPDGSDAQQFKEYLLAARHFYAGNYEQAQQVWLSLKETSQPWLAETSSYMLMRNALNKSSQNAKDEYDYFDVEKIDRPSAQDALKWAESYLQQWPSGQYTDSASGLRRRINWYLKNWNELAKLYDQQLTKTKNPEMLIDLVSEADSKLLSKDMTWNSDYFLNAPDSPLLTFIQTLRLMRVTQCHEREPCVDEEYLVQLKPIFESSDTLFYWDYLQLMLKYTQKDYPAILLLITALKTLPVNNILAFSDQVFYGKALMALNKWDAAREHWSALLRSTQDAEQQQFLQSELAATLVLSDKAAEVFASNSQVTSLRYRSVILKAHSSPELLRLQVRNAPNDQERTIALHSLLMRDLITAHYADWLQDKKLSAHITHPAIGEDFADVDLSVFDWTGQDTEKGYFCQSLEKTVTVLSENSNDGHALNCLAEFIRTTNAKINLWQDGNGNGDLSETLPKEYSAALIQPSRQAYYQQVITNPESEPEDKSYALYRSVMCYAPSGYNYCGGEEVDKLKRKGWFTQLKKQYSGSPWAQKLRYYW comes from the coding sequence ATGAAGAAAAAACTTTGTATAGGTAGCCTGGTTTTGGTTTACTCACTGACTGTCAGTCAACAAGCACTGGCATCCTCAGATGAAAGCAGTTGCACCTGGGGAGAAACCGGGTGTGTCCTGGAAAGTTATCCGATTCTCAATACCTCCAATGATACCCGAGATAATCTGCTACGCCTGATAAGTGAACACAATCATGTTGCTTTACCTATACAGCCGAAACCGGACGATTTGACTAAAAGTCGTCACTTTTTTTTCGGATCTCATATCAATGATGGAAACAGCGAAATACCAAACACGGAAAGCGGGGTATCCGTTCCTGTGTTTTTCCCTGTCATTGAACCGCTTAAATCTCTGGGGCTGGAATCTCTGACTGCCAACTATTCAGGTAATGAGAGTAACTTTCGTGAGAACCGTTTTGTATCAATGACGCCGGAATCTGATGCTAATTTTTTAACTGCGTTGCTTACAGATAAAAGTCTGACGCAGGAGCAACGGCAATCTTTGGCAAAAGCGAAGATCAACCTGACTACGAATTCCGATAGAGAAAAGACAATCGATGCGTTGAGTTTCCCTGACGGTTCTGATGCGCAACAGTTTAAAGAGTACCTTCTTGCTGCCCGCCATTTCTATGCAGGAAATTATGAACAAGCCCAACAAGTATGGTTGTCACTGAAAGAGACTTCACAGCCATGGCTTGCAGAAACCAGTAGTTACATGCTGATGCGTAATGCACTCAATAAAAGTAGCCAGAATGCAAAGGATGAATATGATTATTTTGATGTTGAAAAAATTGATCGTCCTTCGGCGCAGGATGCATTGAAATGGGCCGAGAGTTATCTTCAGCAGTGGCCTTCAGGCCAATATACAGACTCAGCATCAGGTCTAAGAAGACGGATTAACTGGTATCTGAAAAATTGGAATGAACTTGCAAAACTTTATGACCAGCAACTAACAAAGACTAAAAATCCTGAGATGCTGATTGATCTCGTATCAGAAGCTGACTCAAAGTTATTGAGTAAGGATATGACCTGGAATTCTGACTATTTCCTTAATGCACCTGACTCGCCACTGTTAACCTTCATTCAGACTTTACGTTTAATGCGTGTCACGCAATGTCATGAACGTGAGCCATGTGTTGATGAAGAGTATTTAGTGCAATTAAAGCCCATCTTTGAGTCGTCAGATACATTGTTTTATTGGGATTACCTTCAACTGATGTTGAAATATACACAAAAGGATTACCCGGCGATTCTTCTTCTTATCACCGCGCTGAAAACTTTGCCTGTGAATAATATCCTGGCATTCAGTGATCAGGTGTTCTATGGCAAGGCACTGATGGCATTGAATAAATGGGATGCCGCCCGTGAACACTGGTCAGCGTTACTACGCTCGACACAAGATGCTGAACAACAGCAATTCTTGCAAAGTGAACTGGCTGCGACTTTGGTGTTGTCAGATAAAGCAGCTGAGGTTTTTGCCAGCAACAGTCAGGTGACTAGCCTGAGATATCGTTCCGTCATATTGAAAGCCCATTCTTCGCCAGAATTGCTTCGCCTGCAGGTGCGTAATGCACCGAATGATCAGGAGCGTACGATCGCGCTGCATTCATTATTGATGCGTGACCTTATTACTGCTCATTATGCTGACTGGTTGCAGGATAAGAAACTGTCCGCGCATATTACACATCCTGCGATTGGTGAGGATTTTGCAGATGTAGATTTGAGTGTATTCGACTGGACCGGGCAGGATACTGAAAAAGGGTATTTCTGTCAGTCACTGGAAAAAACAGTGACTGTATTGAGCGAAAATAGCAACGACGGGCATGCCCTGAACTGCCTTGCAGAGTTTATACGCACTACAAATGCAAAAATTAATTTGTGGCAAGATGGTAATGGCAATGGTGATCTCAGCGAGACGCTACCTAAAGAATATAGCGCCGCACTGATTCAGCCGAGTCGTCAGGCATATTATCAACAGGTGATTACCAATCCCGAAAGTGAACCTGAAGATAAAAGCTATGCATTGTATCGTTCTGTGATGTGTTATGCGCCTTCCGGGTACAATTATTGCGGTGGGGAAGAGGTTGATAAGCTCAAACGTAAAGGATGGTTTACTCAATTGAAAAAACAGTATTCGGGGAGCCCATGGGCACAAAAGCTTCGCTATTACTGGTAA
- a CDS encoding hypothetical protein (ID:JIFNMEKO_00771;~source:Prodigal:2.6) — protein MGTKASLLLVTMLTLCLPALAKVNAEEYQEFWLWSGVRPSSEMRDAMVVYLHQGEIISRQGKVNFHRMGAPVSRLTFPKVWLTVRITTTDIPEAVWIRIMTLLSRWKSAGNNVVGLQIDFDAATQRLDEYGNFLIRLRLLLPNEYALGVTGLLDWAKTGSVSTLNTLPVDELVIQSYQGRSTVVNYRSYLPALSQLTIPWKMGIVQHGLWEKEQEKKLSQSPWFKGMVVFMLN, from the coding sequence ATGGGCACAAAAGCTTCGCTATTACTGGTAACCATGCTCACGCTATGTTTACCTGCATTGGCGAAAGTGAATGCGGAAGAATATCAGGAGTTCTGGCTCTGGTCGGGAGTCAGGCCGTCATCCGAGATGCGGGACGCTATGGTGGTGTATCTGCATCAGGGAGAAATTATTTCCCGGCAGGGGAAAGTGAATTTTCACCGCATGGGTGCGCCTGTCAGCCGTCTGACCTTTCCGAAAGTCTGGCTGACAGTACGTATCACGACTACGGATATACCTGAGGCAGTCTGGATTCGTATCATGACCCTACTGTCACGCTGGAAATCTGCCGGTAATAATGTTGTGGGCCTGCAGATTGATTTCGATGCCGCCACGCAGCGGCTTGATGAGTATGGTAATTTCTTAATCAGGCTTCGATTGTTATTGCCGAACGAGTATGCTCTCGGCGTCACCGGGCTGCTCGACTGGGCGAAAACGGGCAGTGTCTCTACGCTCAATACATTACCTGTCGATGAGTTGGTGATTCAGAGCTATCAGGGACGAAGCACCGTAGTGAATTACCGCTCTTATCTGCCTGCATTGTCACAATTAACCATCCCATGGAAAATGGGTATTGTTCAGCATGGACTGTGGGAGAAAGAACAGGAAAAAAAATTAAGCCAGTCACCGTGGTTTAAAGGAATGGTGGTTTTTATGTTGAACTGA
- a CDS encoding hypothetical protein (ID:JIFNMEKO_00772;~source:Prodigal:2.6): protein MKKLLFTTLVSVALVPLYAHSNVIYIKGDTVNPGDVHEAAIYFNGNINNQTVTWLLSSVAELHGNYRNLDYVDV, encoded by the coding sequence ATGAAAAAACTTCTTTTCACCACTTTGGTTTCTGTGGCTCTTGTACCTTTATATGCTCACTCAAACGTAATCTATATCAAGGGAGACACTGTTAATCCTGGTGATGTGCATGAGGCTGCTATTTATTTCAATGGCAACATCAACAATCAAACAGTGACCTGGCTTCTTTCTTCTGTGGCAGAGCTTCACGGGAATTATCGTAATCTTGATTATGTCGATGTGTAG
- the crcB gene encoding Putative fluoride ion transporter CrcB (ID:JIFNMEKO_00769;~source:Prodigal:2.6) yields the protein MNQLVAVMAGGALGCVIRWQLGVWLNALFPNLSPGSLLVNLIGGFIIGAAFAWFLRHPDLDPAWRLLVVTGLCGGMTTFSTFSVEVFALLQAGNYFWAMASILIHVLGSLAMTAAGFFFITLLS from the coding sequence GTGAATCAACTTGTAGCAGTAATGGCAGGTGGCGCACTGGGTTGTGTGATTCGCTGGCAACTAGGGGTGTGGCTTAATGCTTTATTTCCAAACCTATCGCCTGGCTCACTGCTGGTCAATCTGATTGGGGGCTTTATTATTGGTGCGGCATTTGCCTGGTTTTTACGCCATCCTGATCTTGATCCTGCCTGGCGTTTGCTGGTGGTGACAGGTTTGTGCGGAGGCATGACCACCTTTTCTACTTTTTCAGTCGAGGTGTTTGCGCTTTTGCAGGCGGGGAACTATTTCTGGGCTATGGCATCGATACTGATTCATGTGCTGGGGTCGCTGGCAAT
- a CDS encoding hypothetical protein (ID:JIFNMEKO_00774;~source:Prodigal:2.6) — MSKAFTAEFKVEAAKLVLDQNYTHGEAAKAMNVSLSAINRRVKSLRIERQGKTPPGLPLTPEQTELREMRKRIQRLEMENEILKKATALLMPDSLNSSR; from the coding sequence ATGAGCAAAGCATTTACTGCTGAATTTAAAGTCGAAGCGGCAAAACTGGTCCTGGATCAGAACTACACTCACGGCGAGGCGGCTAAGGCGATGAACGTCAGCCTCTCCGCCATCAACCGCCGGGTAAAATCGTTACGTATCGAGCGCCAGGGGAAAACGCCCCCGGGGCTGCCTCTGACGCCTGAGCAGACTGAACTCAGGGAAATGAGAAAACGGATACAACGCCTTGAAATGGAGAATGAAATCCTAAAAAAGGCTACCGCGCTCTTGATGCCGGACTCCCTGAACAGTTCACGATAA
- a CDS encoding hypothetical protein (ID:JIFNMEKO_00775;~source:Prodigal:2.6) has translation MWGFKHSEIIERIVSEAEEQKISKSQFIENTVTAYFKHHQNDRIKLGIGRKTQRSHRLQVVFKNEELVALIKNHSKKYAISKSKIIEFILGQYLDVKNNEIENNNKTRQNFSSNIFIHTILTEDKLNNRRYKKLNFDIREIDLEIKSRSLSLSILNKSYLNEIKNRLIFNPDLNSEKTRTDNFCYVI, from the coding sequence ATGTGGGGATTTAAGCACTCAGAAATAATAGAACGGATCGTATCCGAAGCTGAGGAACAGAAAATATCGAAATCTCAGTTTATTGAAAACACGGTAACGGCGTACTTTAAGCACCATCAAAATGACAGGATTAAGTTAGGCATTGGCAGAAAAACACAAAGAAGTCATCGATTACAAGTTGTATTTAAAAATGAAGAGCTAGTTGCGTTGATCAAAAACCATTCAAAAAAGTACGCAATATCCAAGTCAAAAATCATTGAATTTATTTTGGGTCAGTATTTGGATGTGAAAAATAATGAGATAGAAAACAATAACAAAACAAGGCAAAATTTTAGTTCTAATATTTTTATTCACACCATTCTTACCGAAGATAAATTAAACAACAGACGTTATAAAAAATTGAATTTTGATATAAGAGAAATAGATTTAGAAATTAAATCGCGCTCTTTATCCTTATCTATATTAAATAAGAGTTACCTTAATGAAATTAAAAATAGGTTAATATTCAATCCGGATCTAAATAGTGAGAAAACACGTACGGATAACTTTTGTTATGTTATATAG
- a CDS encoding hypothetical protein (ID:JIFNMEKO_00773;~source:Prodigal:2.6): MLGLSGSSAGSVRPQTCGLGDIDVAGLGPHGQSIADGLELRGKPTGVMFHSDQGSHYTSRQYRQALWRCRIKQSMSRRGNCWDNAPMEQFFRSLKTEWVPTKGYNSFNEAQSAIISYITGYYSAIRPHWYNGGLTPNESERLFHEQSGRVAKIS; encoded by the coding sequence ATGCTGGGCTTATCTGGCAGCAGTGCTGGATCTGTTCGCCCGCAAACCTGTGGGCTGGGCGATATCGACGTCGCCGGACTCGGCCCTCACGGTCAAAGCATTGCAGATGGCCTGGAGCTTCGGGGTAAGCCAACAGGCGTGATGTTCCACAGCGATCAGGGCAGCCACTATACCAGCCGTCAGTACCGGCAGGCTCTGTGGCGCTGTCGGATAAAGCAGAGCATGAGTCGCCGGGGTAACTGCTGGGATAATGCCCCGATGGAGCAGTTCTTCCGGAGCCTGAAGACCGAATGGGTACCGACGAAGGGCTATAACAGCTTCAACGAGGCTCAGAGCGCGATAATCAGCTACATCACGGGCTATTACAGTGCCATCCGGCCCCACTGGTATAACGGTGGCTTAACGCCAAATGAATCAGAGCGGCTGTTCCACGAACAGTCAGGTCGTGTGGCCAAAATTAGTTGA